A genomic stretch from Solanum stenotomum isolate F172 chromosome 8, ASM1918654v1, whole genome shotgun sequence includes:
- the LOC125872117 gene encoding 3-ketoacyl-CoA synthase 11-like gives MAQNVGSNFFTVKNLKLGYHFLISHTPYLFIIPAIPALGFYNLSTITTLEDLNNHIILMLKSWPIIIIFFAALYLIRGRPRNVYLVDFACYKPDEADMMSKQQLLDIMSLTFDDEAVHLQKKVLEKSGYSDKTYVPEGIRRLPEKLLTFEESRKETEKVMFGAIDDLLAKTKVKAREIGIIIVNSGLYNPTPSLSSMIVNHYKIGSDVLTYNISGMGCSAGLISIDLANRLLQTQVSAYAMVVSTESIHCGSYLGNDKSKLVSNCLFRMGAAAILLSNCFSDSRRSKYKLMHVVRTHKGADDRAFKSIYQEQDEDGNIGISLSKGVMVVAGETLKSNITTLGPLVLPMSEQLLYFGYLIARKIFKLKNIKPYIPDFKLAFEHFFIHAGGRAVLDEMEKNLDLTEWHVEPSRMTLYRFGNTSSSSVWYELAYSEAKGRIKKGDRAWQIGFGSGFKCNSVVWHALKTINPAMEKNPWTDEILDFPVNVPLVMPLSV, from the exons ATGGCACAAAATGTAGGATCCAATTTCTTCACTgttaaaaacttaaaacttgGATACCATTTTCTAATCTCTCACACACCTTACCTCTTTATCATTCCAGCCATTCCTGCTTTGGGATTTTATAACCTTTCAACTATAACTACTTTAGAAGACTTGAATAATCATATTATTCTTATGCTAAAATCTTGgccaattattattattttcttcgcCGCTCTCTACTTGATCAGGGGTCGTCCAAGAAACGTTTACTTAGTCGATTTTGCATGTTACAAACCAGATGAGGCGGATATGATGAGCAAACAACAACTATTAGACATAATGTCATTAACTTTTGACGACGAAGCTGTACATTTACAGAAAAAAGTATTGGAGAAAAGTGGTTATAGTGACAAAACGTATGTTCCAGAGGGTATCAGAAGGCTTCCTGAAAAGTTATTGACGTTTGAAGAGTCTAGGAAGGAAACAGAAAAAGTCATGTTTGGAGCCATAGACGATTTATTGGCGAAAACAAAAGTGAAGGCTCGTGAAATTGGGATAATTATAGTGAACAGTGGCTTATATAATCCAACACCCTCTCTATCCTCTATGATAGTTAACCATTACAAGATTGGATCGGATGTTCTCACTTATAATATCAGTGGAATGGGTTGCAGTGCTGGACTCATTTCTATAGACCTTGCAAACCGGCTTTTGCAG ACACAAGTCAGTGCTTATGCGATGGTAGTTAGCACAGAGAGCATCCATTGTGGTTCTTATCTTGGAAATGATAAATCAAAGCTTGTATCAAACTGTCTTTTTCGTATGGGTGCTGCTGCCATTCTACTCTCTAACTGCTTCTCAGACTCTCGTCGTTCCAAATATAAACTTATGCACGTTGTGCGTACACATAAAGGAGCTGATGACAGAGCTTTCAAAAGTATATATCAAGAACAAGATGAAGATGGAAATATTGGCATATCGCTCTCAAAAGGCGTAATGGTCGTAGCTGGAGAGACTCTCAAATCCAATATAACGACTCTCGGGCCATTAGTCCTTCCTATGTCCGAGCAACTTCTATATTTTGGGTATTTAATTGCTAGAAAAATCTTTAAATTGAAGAATATCAAGCCTTATATCCCGGACTTCAAGTTGGCGTTTGAGCATTTCTTCATCCATGCTGGAGGAAGAGCAGTGTTGGATGAGATGGAGAAGAATCTTGACCTCACGGAATGGCATGTGGAGCCATCAAGAATGACGCTTTACAGGTTTGGAAACACATCGAGTAGCTCGGTGTGGTATGAATTGGCATACTCTGAGGCGAAAGGGAGGATAAAGAAGGGCGATCGAGCATGGCAAATAGGTTTCGGGTCAGGATTCAAGTGCAACAGTGTTGTTTGGCATGCCCTGAAGACTATTAATCCTGCTATGGAGAAAAATCCCTGGACTGATGAGATTCTTGACTTTCCGGTTAATGTCCCTCTAGTCATGCCTCTTTCTGTTTGA
- the LOC125872106 gene encoding 3-ketoacyl-CoA synthase 20-like has protein sequence MAENSPNYAQVHQIKYVKLGYHYLISNAIYLLIVPILVAMLLHLSTLTLDDLINHLAMLKSCSIIVFFLTMVYLMSRPRNVYLVDFACYKSHERFMMSKQYLIEKLSDMFDEESLLFQKKILERSGLGDKTYIHNDDNGSSMPFKFSLSSNQYEAKNVIIGAIDDLLTKTTGVKIGDIGIIIVNSSAFNPSPSLCSMIVNHYKLGDNVITYNLTGMGCSAGLISVHLANQLLQGKRNTYALVVSTEIISTAFYLGKQRSKLLPNCLFRMGSSAILLSNRSSDRRCSKYRLMHIVRTHKGADDRAYRCAYQEEDEDGKKGVTLSKDLMAVAGEALKTNITTLGPLVLPMSEQLLFSASLIVRNVLKKKMKPYIPDFKMAFEHFCIHAGGRAVLDELQKNLDLPEFLMEPSRMTLYRFGNTSSSSIWYNLAYSEAKGRIKKGDRVWQIGFGSGFKCNSVVWGALRTVDAAKQKNPWTDEIQDFPVHLPC, from the exons ATGGCAGAAAATTCTCCTAATTATGCACAAGTCcatcaaatcaaatatgtaAAACTTGGATACCATTACTTAATATCAAATGCAATTTATCTCCTCATTGTTCCAATTCTTGTTGCCATGCTACTTCATCTTTCAACCCTTACTCTTGATGATCTCATAAACCATCTTGCCATGTTGAAATCTTgttcaattattgtttttttcttaaccATGGTATACTTGATGAGTCGTCCAAGAAATGTTTACTTGGTCGATTTTGCGTGTTACAAGTCACATGAACGTTTTATGATGTCTAAACAATATCTGATAGAAAAATTGTCCGATATGTTTGATGAAGAGAGTTTATtgtttcaaaagaaaattttggaGAGGTCAGGTTTAGGTGATAAGACGTACATTCACAACGATGACAATGGCTCAAGTATGCCATTTAAATTTTCCCTTAGTAGTAACCAATATGAAGCAAAAAATGTTATAATTGGTGCTATAGATGATCTGTTGACGAAAACAACGGGAGTGAAGATTGGAGATATTGGGATTATTATTGTGAATTCTAGTGCGTTTAATCCATCGCCTTCTCTTTGTTCCATGATTGTTAACCATTATAAGCTTGGAGACAATGTGATTACTTATAATCTTACTGGCATGGGCTGCAGTGCTGGACTCATTTCTGTCCACCTTGCTAACCAGCTTTTACAG GGGAAACGCAACACGTATGCACTTGTAGTAAGCACAGAAATAATCTCAACGGCCTTCTACTTAGGGAAGCAGAGATCAAAGCTTTTACCAAATTGTCTTTTCCGGATGGGTTCATCTGCTATTCTTCTTTCAAACCGTTCCTCAGATCGTAGATGCTCCAAATATCGACTGATGCACATTGTCCGTACCCATAAAGGTGCGGATGACAGAGCTTATAGATGTGCCTACCAAGAAGAGGATGAGGATGGAAAGAAAGGCGTAACATTGTCAAAAGACTTGATGGCAGTTGCTGGTGAGGCCTTAAAAACTAATATCACAACTCTTGGCCCTTTAGTCCTCCCAATGTCTGAGCAGCTACTCTTTTCCGCCTCATTAATTGTGAGAAATgtcttgaagaagaaaatgaaaccaTACATCCCTGATTTCAAGATGGCGTTCGAGCATTTCTGTATACATGCAGGAGGGAGAGCTGTGCTGGATGAGCTTCAGAAGAATCTTGACCTCCCGGAATTTCTTATGGAGCCTTCAAGAATGACTCTTTATAGATTCGGAAACACTTCAAGTAGCTCAATTTGGTACAATTTGGCCTATTCCGAGGCCAAAGGGAGGATAAAGAAGGGTGACAGAGTATGGCAAATTGGTTTTGGATCAGGCTTCAAATGTAACAGTGTTGTATGGGGTGCGCTGAGGACTGTCGATGCAGCCAAACAAAAGAACCCTTGGACAGATGAGATTCAGGATTTCCCTGTTCATCTCCCATGTTGA